A single Blastopirellula retiformator DNA region contains:
- a CDS encoding nitroreductase family protein has protein sequence MDTFDAIYQRRSIKHYDPTHEMSDEEIRKLMDAALQSPTSFNMQNWRFVVVRDKAVRQQLRAAAYGQAQVEEASIVVVLCAHLRAHALEPERYWRNSPPDVGKKLAGMLFNLYEGNEQLQRDEAMRSVGIAGQTIMLAAKAMGYDSCPMVGYDPAKVAEVIRLPEDHVLGYMITVGKAVTPAWPKPGQLEADEVVIRDQFS, from the coding sequence ATGGACACTTTTGACGCAATCTACCAGCGACGCTCGATCAAACATTACGATCCGACGCACGAAATGAGCGACGAGGAAATCCGCAAACTGATGGATGCGGCTCTGCAATCTCCCACCTCGTTCAACATGCAGAACTGGCGGTTTGTCGTCGTTCGCGACAAAGCGGTCCGTCAGCAACTACGGGCCGCCGCATACGGCCAGGCTCAGGTCGAAGAAGCGTCAATCGTGGTCGTTCTGTGCGCCCATCTCAGGGCCCATGCGCTCGAGCCAGAGCGGTATTGGCGGAACTCGCCGCCGGATGTCGGCAAAAAGCTGGCCGGCATGCTCTTCAATCTGTACGAGGGAAATGAGCAGTTGCAGCGGGACGAAGCGATGCGGAGCGTCGGCATTGCTGGGCAAACGATCATGCTGGCCGCCAAAGCGATGGGTTACGACAGCTGCCCGATGGTGGGCTATGATCCGGCCAAAGTAGCCGAGGTAATCCGCCTGCCGGAAGACCATGTTCTGGGATACATGATCACTGTCGGCAAAGCGGTGACGCCTGCCTGGCCGAAGCCGGGCCAGTTGGAAGCGGACGAAGTCGTCATCCGCGATCAGTTCTCGTAG
- a CDS encoding DUF1501 domain-containing protein has translation MQCKGNLLSRRNALTIGAIGGLGLTLSDMFRLREARAELKQYDNIAAKAKSVIHIYLPGGMAQQESFDPKPYSPIEYRGEMGTVKTNTGEYFSETLKKTAQVADKIAVVRSLSHGEAAHERGTHNMFTGYKPSPALNYPCFGSVISHEYGPQNNLPPYVCIPKQPNEFAGTGYLSSSFAPFSLGSDPASGGFKVRDLSLPGNVDENRFSRRRSALDAVNDYFKHKNESDAVVAMDTFYDRAYSLISAPEAREAFNIDAEDAKVRDEYGRNQAGQRMLMARRLVAAGVRMVTLTYGGWDMHNNISTSMRRTMPDFDQAYATLIRDLDRNGLLDETLVMVSSEFGRTPKVNKDAGRDHWPKVFSVALAGGGIQGGQIYGSSNATASEPETDPVSPQDLATTMYHLMGIVADKELMAPGDRPIEIVDGGKVVKGLLA, from the coding sequence ATGCAATGCAAGGGAAATCTGCTAAGCCGACGTAACGCGCTAACGATTGGCGCTATCGGCGGTCTTGGGCTGACGCTCAGCGACATGTTCCGCCTCCGTGAGGCCCGCGCTGAACTGAAACAATACGACAACATCGCCGCCAAGGCGAAGAGCGTCATCCATATCTACCTGCCGGGTGGTATGGCTCAGCAAGAGTCGTTCGATCCCAAGCCGTACTCGCCGATCGAGTATCGCGGCGAAATGGGTACCGTGAAGACGAACACCGGCGAATACTTCAGCGAGACCCTGAAGAAAACCGCGCAGGTTGCTGACAAGATCGCCGTCGTTCGCTCGTTGAGCCACGGCGAAGCGGCCCACGAACGCGGCACGCACAACATGTTCACTGGCTACAAGCCGAGCCCGGCGCTGAACTATCCCTGCTTCGGCTCGGTCATCAGCCACGAGTACGGTCCGCAAAACAACCTGCCGCCGTACGTCTGCATTCCGAAGCAGCCGAACGAATTCGCCGGCACCGGTTACCTCAGCTCGTCGTTCGCTCCGTTCAGCTTGGGCAGCGATCCGGCCTCGGGCGGCTTCAAGGTCCGCGACCTGAGCCTGCCGGGCAACGTCGACGAGAATCGGTTCTCGCGTCGCCGTTCGGCCCTGGATGCGGTCAACGACTACTTCAAACACAAGAACGAATCGGACGCGGTCGTCGCGATGGATACGTTCTACGATCGCGCTTATAGCCTGATCAGCGCTCCGGAAGCTCGCGAAGCGTTCAACATCGACGCCGAAGACGCCAAGGTCCGCGACGAGTATGGTCGCAATCAGGCCGGTCAGCGAATGTTGATGGCCCGTCGTCTGGTCGCCGCCGGCGTCCGCATGGTCACATTGACCTATGGCGGCTGGGACATGCACAACAACATCAGCACCAGCATGCGTCGCACGATGCCCGACTTCGATCAGGCCTACGCCACGCTGATCCGCGACCTCGATCGCAACGGCCTGTTGGACGAAACCTTGGTCATGGTCTCCTCCGAATTTGGTCGTACGCCGAAGGTCAACAAAGACGCCGGTCGCGACCACTGGCCGAAGGTTTTCAGCGTCGCCCTGGCCGGCGGCGGCATCCAAGGGGGTCAGATCTACGGTTCGTCCAACGCGACGGCCAGCGAACCGGAAACCGATCCGGTCTCGCCGCAAGACCTGGCCACCACGATGTACCACCTGATGGGCATCGTCGCCGACAAAGAACTGATGGCCCCCGGCGATCGTCCGATCGAAATCGTCGACGGCGGTAAGGTCGTCAAAGGCCTGTTGGCCTAA